Proteins encoded in a region of the Uloborus diversus isolate 005 chromosome 1, Udiv.v.3.1, whole genome shotgun sequence genome:
- the LOC129226104 gene encoding uncharacterized protein LOC129226104, producing MSTKHQIVTTRPDPEIFDSMGIFEMADSTRSSLSIRLQFAKFAHGFTIADFEPFIESIGEESVTSIGRLSFPNEWQMTLSSQEVREELIRLGRTRINNRSCWIHPLSSSEIRGFVHWLPNEIPHLKVIEIFRNFGEVLFMETQNYTKFNYRIASDARYFALYLKPGASKEDLPHFITISKRRGLVTVRGRQPACFHCREVGHRKNECKTYREKLGEYCLRPAGTSSRSGIRGRRHKADVANCGPEKENSDISATKLNQKGNEVQTEVNEASEQGDATEIGSETKQEMTRNKNKRKSRRRKKNVKGEEPSTMVEASAVEATKDVQSDKNEDVAADNSETITQKSSTVEHCLKPSIEEGHDSNFDVNNTNVPAVLECENTLVKVEKVDLDPAQEETILSESTIQNPCENSDPLKDDVPLENCLNKNFKNVCNDMVKKMHDSSTDAAPNNCQQVPDETQSDVNNQIGYILNNFILQITDVLSEAGVVNVNEIKNKLLGINGTLLCSNKSETDAKCNLIQHDKNSNVIDPSNVAKASKKKKKKSKKIQE from the coding sequence ATGAGTACGAAACATCAAATTGTGACAACTCGTCCGGACCCCGAGATTTTCGACAGCATGGGAATTTTCGAAATGGCAGATTCGACCAGGAGTTCCTTGTCAATTCGCCTACAATTTGCGAAATTTGCTCATGGGTTTACAATAGCCGACTTTGAACCTTTTATTGAATCCATCGGCGAAGAATCTGTCACATCAATCGGCCGTTTGTCTTTTCCTAACGAATGGCAAATGACTTTGTCCTCACAAGAAGTTCGTGAGGAATTGATTCGTCTTGGACGGACAAGAATCAACAACCGATCATGCTGGATTCATCCTCTAAGTAGTTCCGAAATTAGAGGATTTGTGCATTGGTTACCAAACGAAATCCCACATCTTAAGGTAatcgaaatttttagaaacttcGGGGAAGTGCTATTTATGGAGACTCAGAATTATACGAAATTCAATTACAGAATCGCGAGTGATGCACGTTATTTCGCTTTGTACTTAAAGCCTGGTGCATCCAAGGAGGATCTTCCTCACTTTATCACCATATCCAAGAGAAGGGGTTTAGTCACTGTCAGAGGTAGACAGCCGGCATGCTTTCATTGCCGTGAAGTTGGTCATCGGAAGAATGAATGTAAAACCTACAGAGAGAAGTTGGGAGAGTATTGTCTGAGGCCAGCCGGAACTTCAAGTAGGAGTGGAATACGTGGACGGCGACACAAGGCTGATGTTGCCAATTGTGGCCCCGAAAAAGAAAATTCTGATATTTCCGCTACCAAGTTGAATCAAAAAGGAAATGAAGTGCAGACTGAAGTTAATGAAGCTTCGGAACAGGGTGATGCAACTGAAATTGGATCTGAAACCAAACAAGAAATGACAAGAAATAAGAACAAAAGGAAATCGAGGAggagaaagaaaaatgttaaagGTGAAGAGCCATCTACCATGGTAGAGGCCAGTGCAGTTGAAGCTACCAAAGATGTGCAAAGTGATAAAAATGAAGATGTAGCGGCAGATAATTCAGAAACTATTACTCAAAAGTCATCTACAGTTGAACATTGTCTGAAACCCTCTATTGAAGAAGGGCATGATTCAAATTTTGATGTTAATAATACAAATGTGCCTGCAGTACTGGAATGCGAAAATACTTTAGTAAAAGTGGAAAAAGTAGATTTGGATCCTGCCCAGGAAGAGACTATCTTGAGTGAAAGCACAATCCAAAATCCGTGTGAAAATAGTGACCCGCTAAAAGATGATGTGCCTTTAGAAAACTGTTtgaataagaattttaaaaacgtttgcaatgatatggttaaaaaaatgcatgattcTTCAACCGACGCTGCACCTAATAATTGTCAACAGGTTCCTGATGAGACTCAATCAGATGTTAATAATCAGATCggttacattttaaataactttatatTGCAGATAACTGATGTTTTATCAGAGGCTGGTGTTGTGAATGtgaatgaaatcaaaaataagtTGTTAGGCATTAATGGAACTTTGTTATGTTCTAACAAGTCCGAGACTGATGCAAAGTGTAACCTAATTCAACATGATAAAAACTCGAATGTAATCGACCCTTCCAATGTTGCTAAAGcgagtaagaaaaagaaaaagaaatcaaagaaAATTCAAGAGTAG